A region from the Paraburkholderia youngii genome encodes:
- a CDS encoding winged helix-turn-helix domain-containing protein yields MDDLRVGNWVVTPSLNSISSLGRTTRLEPKVMEVLVCLAQHPGDTVSKEQLFQAVWPRTVVTEDVLKRCIAELRRAFDDDARDPRVIETISKRGYRLVAPVTAGSATPAPTESVINDSIAVLPFVNMSADPEHEYFADGITEEIIDALAQIRELHVVARSSAFSFKGKHIDLRIVGEQLNVRTVLEGSVRRAGNRLRITAQLVSAVDGYHLWSEHYDREMKEVFAIQEEIAQAIVQRLKITFPWGTKTLVYPRTPNLEAYESYLKGHALLYKRGPAIAHALACCQRAVDLDPDYALAWAGLADCYTTLCWYGFVDPRSFMPKGIEAARHAVALDSSLAEAHCALALAALIGAWNTADAEHEFLCALQLNPKYIPALCWYGILYLQYSEGRLVEGMEQARLALTADPLSAYAHAIYALTCIVAGKTGEGVEVSRRAVQLDPESWLANGVLQAALLVNGQFETSVAAGEATLAMSGRHPWPMAWLVVALAEWDKATEADAVYAEMQARARREYVTPTVLAIAACAVAREDEAIRYAREVYEIRDPNYLQLSRYFPMASCLYRYPRFCEIIAQMGRSEWLQDRPPLTPSQEPRAQE; encoded by the coding sequence ATGGACGACCTCCGAGTGGGGAACTGGGTGGTGACCCCGAGCCTCAACAGCATCTCTTCCCTGGGCAGGACCACTCGCCTCGAGCCCAAAGTAATGGAAGTCCTGGTGTGCCTGGCCCAGCACCCAGGAGACACGGTTTCCAAAGAGCAGCTTTTTCAAGCCGTGTGGCCCAGGACCGTGGTGACCGAGGATGTATTGAAGCGCTGCATCGCCGAGTTGCGTCGCGCCTTTGACGACGATGCCCGCGATCCACGCGTCATCGAGACGATCTCGAAACGAGGCTACCGGCTGGTCGCACCCGTAACCGCAGGCAGCGCCACGCCAGCCCCCACCGAGAGTGTGATAAACGATTCCATCGCGGTGCTGCCGTTCGTCAACATGAGCGCAGATCCGGAGCACGAATACTTTGCCGACGGAATCACTGAAGAAATCATCGACGCGTTAGCCCAGATCCGGGAGCTTCACGTCGTAGCGCGGAGCTCCGCCTTCTCGTTCAAGGGTAAACACATCGACCTGCGCATTGTCGGCGAGCAACTTAACGTCCGCACCGTTCTCGAGGGAAGTGTGCGCAGAGCTGGTAATCGGCTGCGTATCACGGCACAGCTCGTGTCTGCGGTAGACGGATATCATCTCTGGTCGGAGCACTATGACCGTGAGATGAAGGAAGTGTTCGCAATTCAGGAGGAGATTGCCCAGGCGATCGTGCAGCGCTTGAAGATCACGTTCCCGTGGGGTACGAAAACCCTGGTGTACCCTCGAACCCCGAATCTCGAGGCCTACGAGTCCTACCTGAAGGGTCACGCTCTGCTCTACAAGAGGGGGCCCGCTATTGCCCATGCCCTCGCCTGTTGCCAGCGGGCAGTGGATCTCGATCCAGACTATGCATTGGCGTGGGCCGGTCTTGCCGATTGCTACACAACCCTTTGCTGGTACGGGTTTGTAGATCCTCGGTCTTTCATGCCAAAGGGCATAGAGGCCGCTCGACACGCAGTGGCACTGGATTCATCGCTTGCCGAAGCACACTGCGCCCTGGCTCTCGCCGCCCTGATCGGGGCCTGGAACACGGCGGACGCCGAGCATGAGTTTCTTTGCGCACTACAGCTGAATCCGAAGTACATCCCGGCACTCTGCTGGTACGGAATTCTTTATCTCCAGTACTCGGAAGGGCGGCTGGTGGAGGGAATGGAGCAAGCAAGGTTAGCACTGACAGCGGACCCGCTATCGGCCTACGCGCACGCCATATACGCTCTGACTTGTATTGTCGCAGGCAAGACCGGGGAAGGTGTGGAGGTCAGCCGGCGCGCCGTCCAACTCGATCCCGAGAGCTGGCTTGCTAATGGAGTGCTGCAGGCGGCACTGCTGGTGAACGGTCAGTTCGAAACATCCGTCGCGGCGGGAGAAGCGACTTTGGCGATGTCCGGCCGGCACCCTTGGCCTATGGCCTGGCTTGTCGTGGCCCTCGCAGAATGGGACAAAGCCACTGAGGCCGACGCGGTTTACGCGGAAATGCAGGCCCGAGCGCGTCGTGAATATGTTACGCCGACGGTACTCGCTATCGCGGCTTGCGCGGTGGCGAGGGAGGATGAGGCGATTCGCTACGCCCGCGAAGTCTACGAAATCCGCGATCCCAATTACCTGCAATTATCCAGATACTTTCCCATGGCGTCCTGCTTGTATCGCTATCCGCGGTTTTGCGAAATCATCGCACAGATGGGGCGCAGCGAATGGTTGCAAGATCGACCGCCACTGACGCCTAGCCAGG